The Cynocephalus volans isolate mCynVol1 chromosome 1, mCynVol1.pri, whole genome shotgun sequence region GCACCAGCACGTAGCTCCACGGAAGCGTGTCTGAGTCAGTTTGTTTACCCAGATGTGAGACTCTTGGGCCTGTCCTGCCCTGTGTACGTTCTAACTCATtcactccttcctcccttccttgctttctctttcttccccttcttctctctttctttcatcctaTTAATCTTTCTATCTTCCGCTTCCACATTCATGTATATACCTAGCCATCATCCATCTACTCATCCACCCATGCgtgcatccatccacccatccatccttcctttcttctttccaacCACCCATCGGTCCACCCATCCATCTttccgtccatccatccacccacccatccacccttccatccatccatccatccatccttccatccttccacccacccatccacccacccatccacccacccatccacccttccatccatccatccatccatccatccatccttccatcccaccatccacccacccatccacccacccatccacccatcctgtGATCTCTAGCTACGGATCTGTCATTCTGCAGTTTTCCCCCTGAGCCAACTATTCAGCTTTTCCCTTGTTCACTTAGATAACCATGAACGTGCCATTCTCCCTACAGCACCCTGAACCCCCAGCTCTCAAGAGTGGTGTGTACATGCTCACGTGGCTGGATATCAAACACAGATTAAGGGGTGCCTCTCAACAGCTTTATTTCTAAAAGGGTTGGCGACACACGGCAGAGGAAAGACATTTCAGGCCCAGGCAGGAAGGATGGAGCTGGGTGACAGGGAGCTGCCTGGCCCAACACACTCACAGAATCACACACCTCCCATCACTGTCTACTGGAGGACGATTCTGCTGTTGCTGGTTATTCCCATGGTCCACGTGGCTTTCACGTGGACTTCTCTGTTGCGGCTGGCTCCACACGGGAACGTGGCTTTGCCGCGGGGCCAGGGACTTGGCGCACTTCCTAAACCAGCTGTTTGGCCTGGTGTCCTGGCAGGCCTGCGCGGTCTCCAGGCAGGCGAAGCAGAACGCCACATGGCACTGGGAGCACGTGACATATTTGCACATCTTCTTGTGCTCGATGAGCAGCCCGCACGTGGGGCAGGCCCGGATGGAAGGGCAGTCTCGGACCTCACTGCCCGGGAGGTCCTTGGTGGCACAGGTGGCCAGGACATGCAGGATCTGGTCCCTGCAGCCCTCATTGCCACAACGGACTGAGGATGTCCCGGGCCCTTTCCAGGCCTTCAGGCACTGCCAGCAGAACTCGTAATCCTTCCCCTGCGTGGAGGTGCAGATTGTGCACAACACCCGCAGCGAGGTCTGGTCCTTCCTCTCCACGAAGCTTTTGCAGCCCGGGCACTGTGGGGAGCGTGGGCTTCTCAGAGCAGGCAGAGGGCAGCCCTGGCCCCCCGACAGGAAGGTGAGGGCTCGGGACAGGGGACGAAGGGGCTGTGGGGAACGGCCGTGCAGGGAGGGCTGCAGGGCTAATGTCACCGTCCCTGGGACCAAAGACTCAGTCCTACCTCATTAGCAGGGCAGAGCCTGTGGTTTGGGCTACGGGAGACACGAGGCCCCTCTCCCAGGAAGGGCTCACACGCACCTCTTTAAAGTCACAGTAGAGTCTCAGTGCAAACAGGGCAAGCTTCTGCTCAAAGTCCCGCTGCTCAGAGGCACCCAGCATGGCAGAGCGGCGCACCTCCGGGTAGGACCACTGGGCCCCACACTTCTCCCCCTTGACATCAGCAGGGCAGCAAAGCTTGGAGTGTCTCTGGAAAGACAGAGGCACAAGGGCACACAGCGTGCATGGCACCAAGGGGCAGATGTGGCCACAGCCCCTCGCCTGCCTGAGTAGTGGCACTGCCCCCATGTCCCCGTCCGCCAGGGGCCTGTGAGGCCCTGCCCGCAACCACCTGCCTCCTCGAGGGGTCATGAGCGTGCCCTGGGCCCCACACCAGGTCTCCTGGGCACCCCATGCGCATTGTCTCCCAGGGTAGAGCTGGAGGCCTCCCTGTCTGGGTCCCTGGGTGGTGCTTCCCTCGCAAGGGACACTTTGAATTCTCCCAAAGGAGACAGGAGCTCTGTATCTCTTCTGGACTCTCAATAGGACATCCTGTCTCTGGACATCCTCCTCACGTGGCGGGTGCATCCACTGTGCTGTGGCCAAGCCCCTACGTACCTGGTTTATCAGCTGGAGGCACCAGGCCTTCAGGCTCTCTGGATCCACCGTGTGTCCACAGCTCATCTCCACCCTGTCCTGGCCATCATACTCGTCCCCTGTCAGTGCCAAGTGTCCACGTCAAGAGAAGGTTTGGGTCAGGGCTCCAGCACACCTGGTCCAGGCTGTGCTGGGTCTCTGGGAAGTCGGGGTACAACGCGGCCCCTGGACCTGTTGGATGATGGTGACTGAGCGCCTCTCTCCAGGgccctcccctgccaccttctcTGCAGAGTCCATGAGGGTCCCCCTATTGAGAGCTGACCTGGCGTGGAGGGAAGACTTGGTAAGGTTTAGGCCCTTTGTGGGTGGGGACGTGACTTCCTGCCATGACACCTTCCCACTTCATCAGGGCCCCTGCTGAAATCCGGTCCTTCATCAATGCAGAGCCCCGGGTCCCCATCGCACGCAGCCCCAGCACGTACCGGTTATCTCGTCTCTGCCCCGCACGAACTTGGGCGGGCGCTCGCGCTCACAGCCGCCCTTGGACTCGCTCTTGAGCGCTCTGATCTCCCCGGGCTGCATTCCGGCCTCCGCACCCCAGCGCTGCAGGCAGCAGCCCAGACCGACCTGGACAGAGCGGGTTCCGCTCCTTCTGCTCAGCCCCTCCCTCACCACCGCCCGCGAGCACAGGGAACGCCACGCCCACCGGAGCCCCGCCCACCTGAAGCCCCGCCCACCAGGACTCTGCCCGCCAGGACTCCGCCCCGCCCTCCTGTAAAGTGAGTCCAGGTCGGGGTGAAGTTCAACCCTGATAACTAAGGCAGGTGCTGGAGGACTGCAGGAATGGGGAAGGGTCCCCAGGCAGCTCCATCTGGAGCCCAGGCCACCCGGGACTCCCGCACTCAAGCAGGCCCAGCCTCAGGCCCAGGCTTCCCCAGGGTCGCCTCTTCCTTCCCGTCTGGCTTCTGGTTCACGGGCTTTTACTTGGAAAAATCGCATCGTTTTCTCTCACTGTCACAGTCCACTAAGTCCGCAGACGTGCAGAGCAGTGGCAGGGGTCGTGCTgtgtgcccacctgcagcctgagGGCCAGCCTTGGGGACAGGCTGGTGCAGGGGCCAGGCACCCACCCCTCACAGCTGAGCAGCAGGGACACGTGGGAGGGGAAGAGCCTGGGGGGGGGGTGCCTCTTCCCCTGTGGGGCTCCTCTGTTCACCCCAGGATTTCCCAAGCCCTCCTCCCAACCTGTCATCTACACAGGCAGGGGCGGGTCAGGAGTTCTCAGAAATGTCccccagaagagaaacaaaactgaaacTTGGCCCCGCCCCGTGGCCTTGTCCCAGCACAaacaacccccaccccaccccacttccttGGCTGCTCCCTCAGGACCCTGCCCTTTGTGTGCCTGGGAACTCCCACGGTGGGGACAGCAGCAGCTGACACATCAGGAGGTCCCGCTTCCCTTCCTGGGGCACTTGGGCAGGTAACTCGCCCCTACCCCTTCTTTCAGTTTCTCCAGCACTGGCTGAGGACACTGGTGGGAACTGCCTGGAGGGCTCAGTCCTGCTCCTGGCCTGGGAGGacggggcggggtggggggatcctttgcttccctttctcctccaggAGGGTCCCAGATCCAGGGCTAATCAGAGGAGGCCTCAGGGAGGGTCCCAAGCGCTGGCTACACCCATGGTCCTTCCTGGCAGCTGTCTCAGGTCCCTGACAGGTGGGGGGGGGGATTGAATCGCCCTGTGCCTGCTCAGGAGCACACAGGGACCCGTCTACCCACCAGCCAGGACATGGACCCCCACCCGCTTGGCCCCAGCGGGCGTCCCCTGGTGGTGAGCACGCAGCGGTGCCCTGGCGGGCCTCAGAAAGACACTGCTCTCCTCCCCTGGCAGGGTGGGCGGTGCCAGGGGAGTCCTGGCTGCTGGACTCTGTCACAGGAGCTGCCTCCCCAGCTCTGGCGCCCACACATGGCTGCAGGATCCTGAAGAGCACGTTTCCAGATGGTTGAGGGGCTTTTTGTTCCTGGTTACTAACTTctaattctttcctttgctggGTAGACTTCCTGCCTTTTTCTCCTTAGAGGGTGTCTTTGGTTCAAGGTATGCCAAGGTGGACGGGCCTTGCAGACTAAGGTGCCCTTTCATTCTGGACTATTCTGTTCTCTCTTGTTCCCGCTTTTGTGTCTTTCTGTTATGCAAAGACAGTGAGCTGTGGGTGGCTGGCAGTGTCCAGCCTGGCCAGAAGGCTGCTGGACAGGAGTCTGTGCATGGTCGGGGTGGGGTTGTGGGCACTACCCGATGCCTGGAGGGTCCTCCTCTGGGGAGCTCAGGTCTCCCTCGGACACTCTCcttaaaacagaacagaaataacATTAACAGACCTTTGGGGTGGGCCCGTCTGTCCAGAACCCAGTTGCAGCCTGCGCTCCCGTGTGCTGCTCAGATGGCACAGTAGTATTGCCGCCCTAGCCCCAGGGCCTCTTTTGGCACCTTTCTCGTGCACTGGGCTCAGAGGAGACCACCCCACCTGTCCGTGGGCCACATCAGCCCAGAGTCCCCACAAAGCACTGAGTCCCAGCTCCCTGGCTTGTGGCAGGGGCATGCTTGAGTGGAACCCGTAGGTCCAAAATGGATGCTGGAAAGAGGCTTACGCATACTGCCCTGCGTGAGGACTTCACCTGTGACCTCCGTGGACCTGCCTCTGTGACTCACACAGGTGACCATGGTAGGTCCACATCCCCCGCCGGGCCGGGGCGGGCACTGAATAGGGGCAGGTGGTGGACGTCCCTCACTGGCCAGGGACAGCGGGAATCTCTGGGAGGGACGTTGAGGGGAGAGCAACGGCCGTGGCTGCTCCGCTGCTGTAGGAGCGCTCCTGCcggctgggctggggacagggaggtgGGTCAGGCTGGGCACAGAGGCTTCTGTCCTACCAGGCAGGACAGACGTGGAGACCGCGTGCACCCAGTGGCTGCGGGTAAAGCTCCTGGGCCCACGGGCAGGGTCTGGGTGGGGACAGCCCTCTGGATGGTGCCGGCATCTCAGTGTCTGGAGGGGATGCTCAGAGACCTTGCAAGCTGAGGGTGCTGCCACAGTGGGTGGTGGGCACACAAAGGACGAAGAGCTGAAGGCCCCAGGCCCCGTGCCTCCCTGCCCAGTGAGTGGGTAACTCCTGGTCTCCTGTGTCCAGCCCAGTGTAAAAGGGACAGTGGGTTGGGGGTCTCCCATCTGAGGACGGGGGCTCTTCCAGATTTGGGGGGCTGCCCATAGTTTCAGAAAGCTTTGCCTATTGCCACCCTAGGCCGAGACCCGGGACCCCCCAACTTTGTGGGTCTCGTCAATCAAGGACTCACCTGCTACCTCAACGCCCTGCTGCAGTGTCTCTTCCTGACGCCCGAATTCCGAGACAGGTGAGTGCCTGGGAGGCCCGCAGGCTTGTGGGCCGGGTCCCAGCCGGCCGCGCTGACAGAGGTAAGGACCCAGGCTTCCTCTGTGGTCACAGGATCCTGGAGTCTCACGGGTCCTCCTGGCCTGAGCAGGCACTTCGCCAGATCTTCTTAGGACTGCGAGAGCAGCGTGGCCCTGTGCAGACGACAGACCTCGTCACCTGTCTGGGCCTGAACTGTAAGTGGACATCAGAGGGCACAAGAACCGGGTGCCAGGGAGTGGTCAAGCCGAGACCATGAGGTCCTGAGGAGAACCTGTGTGTCCTGCTGAGGGGCCGCACTCACCACCGTGGGGCTGGGGTCTGCAGGAGGCTGGAAGCAGCGAGAGGATTGTTGCAAGATGGTCGGACTGTACGTGGGGGCTTCCGGGGGAGGGTCAGGAGCAGAGCGGCGGCTGCAGGCAAGGGCAGCTGAGCACCTGGGGTTTTGGGGTTGACACGGGCTCCTTCCTGGAGGTCTCAGATCAGGGACTGCAACTCACCTGCACACGAGGCATCCTGGGGCTTCCGTGGGGGTCAAGGAATTACCTGTGTGCGTGTGGCCCGAGGGGGACACCTCTGGGAGCATTCGGAGTGCCATCAGTGTCCCTCTTACCTGCCTGGGGCCAGACCGCCGCACTCCACGGGCTGACCGCTGCAAGGAGGCAGTGGGGCCCCCCACTGCTGGTGTCTCAGGAGGCGGTGGGCAGCCCAGAGGACCCTTGCCCCATCGCTGGGATTTATTTTTCATGGGCTCCTGGCCAGGCAGTCTGGCAGTGGCTTGCAAACATGCATAAGACAACCGGAATAAAAGTGGGAGAGAAAAGGGGGTTCAGGGGAAAGTCCAGTAGAGAAGCACGGggagggtggtgggaggtgggagccgagggtggggaggggacagggccctgcTGACCTGGCCGTCCTGTCCCTGGTCCTCAGATGCCGGGCAGCAGGACGTGGCCGACGTGTTTCTGCTCCTGCTGCAGCACCTGGGCCGGGAGGACCTGCGGGAGGTAGGAAGTGGGGGGCCCAGGCACAGGGAGGCTGAGCAGGGGGCCCTCACCTCTCAGGGTGAGGGTGGCAGCTGGACTCTACCGGAGAGACGGGTGGCAGCCTGGGCCGCTGGTCAGACcagggacaggacaggggagGGCACCGGGCCGTGGTGTCTGCCTTCAAGGGCAGAGCCACAGACAGGAGGGACCGAAGTCCTTCCCTCAACAGTCACACGCTCTGGGGTCCCTCGCACTGAAGACCCGGCCCTGACTCTTCACAGCAGCAGATGTGGGTCTGGCATTGTCAAGGCCGTGGGCGTAGGCCCCCTCGATGCCAGCGCCCCAGGATGGGCGGGCGGTCATCACCCTTTCTCTAGTGGGTCACAGAGAGGACTGGACTGGCCCGAGGCCCCAGCACTGAGGGCCGGGGCCACAGCAGGTTGGTATCGAGCAGCCTGTGGGTGGAGACAGGGCATTTTCCTGCCATGGGGTACAGACGCCCGCTCACCGACCACAGCCATGAACAGTGGGCTCAGTCCCTGGATCTCATCCTGAGGAGGCCTCCTGTGCCCATCCCTCAGGGGCAGCCAGACCGCCCCACAGCTTCTGAGCACCGGGGCTGCAGGTTCTGTGACGGCGGGCATGGCTCTGTTTGTGCAGCGCTCGCCCAGCCCCTGCCTGCAAGCAGCGTCACCCGAGCCCTGCGCTGGCTGGGACAGAGCAGCCTCAGGTGGCTCCTGGGCTCCCTGATGGGACAGAGGTCCTGTGCCTTGGTGCAGGCGCAGTGCCCAGGCTTTGATGCTCTTCCCAGGGTTTCCTGAAGTACATTCCCACATGAATGAGGGGTCCTGGTGGCTTGGAGTTGAGCCGAGCAGGACTTTTCATGAGATGGAAAGTCCAGCGGTCATAGCAGTGCCGAAGGTGTTAGGGAAAGGGACCTCCCCGAGAATGGGCCAGGTGTCAGAGGGTGTCTCCAGGGTGCGGGGGGCTCTTAGGGCAGCAGCCTTGGCCGGCAGGGCCGTCCAGCCCGTGGTCCTGCCCGCGGTTGCCTGCAGGTCCTCTCTCGCGCAGGTGTTCCAGAGCGAGGTGGAGAGGACCATCAGGTGCTCCGTGTGTGACAGTGAGGAGCATGTCCCATCTGGAGGCAGGATGCTGCTCCTCCCCCTGGCCGCCCACGTGCAGCTCTGTGGTTTCGAGGGGGCTGGACAGACACCTGGCAAGCCGGACAAAGCGTCTGGTGGAGCCGCCATGGTACTGTGATCCTTCCAGAGCCCTGCCGGGGGGCAGAGTCCCTGAATCACCTGGGCTATGGGCGCGTCCTTCACTCAGGCATTTGACCCGCCCAACCGTAGGAGGCCCTGTCCCTACcgggctctgtgctgggcaccacAGGTGCAGAGCTGCCTGGATCGTGGCCCCTGCCCTCGTGGGTCCAGCACAGACCCAGCTGGTCTGGTCACGACGGGAGCCTGGGCTGGCGTGTGGGCGCACACGTGGGTGGGGCTTGGGCCTCAGGTCTTCCTGGGGAAGGGGCTCCGGAGAGTTCTGGAGTCTAGAACAAGGACGGGAGCTCTCCAGACAGGCAGGGGCGAGGGCGCTGAGGAGGTGGGTTTGGAGGGGCAGGGCCTTGTGGTCTAACAGGGCTTTCCCTGCAAGAAGAACAGCGCAGAGCAAGACTGTCTCGGTGGGATTCAGTGGGACTCAGGAGTGAGTTTGTGAGAGGTGGGAGGGCAGGTGAAGGTCTGCAGAGAGCTAAGACATGGAGGCAGGGACTGGGCGGGCCGGGCCTAGCAGCGCCTCCTCCGTCAGACCGTGAGTCTCAAAGTCACCGGAGCCCGGCAGGCGCCTCCTGAGTTTGCAGAAGTCCCACCTCCCGTTTGTAGTTTGAAGTGGCATTGGCAATACCTCACCAGGACTGAGGCTGCTTCGAGAACCTGCTGACtccagagctggggctggggtaggACGTGTCAGAGGGCACTGGAGACAGCTCAAAAGGAGCCAAATTGGGGAGAAGTTAAACACGGAAAGAATGATGAATATGGGAATTTAATTTCACTCATTAAGCATGTGCATGAGTCTGGAGTCATACTAAATAAGGAGAGCGGGTCTCATCCCTGCAGGAGGTCAGGGGACGAGTGGAGTGTGACAGGTGCTGATGCGACACTGCATCAGCAGGTGTCAGTGGGTGCTGACCCCTGGGTGAAGGGCTCAGCCGAGCAGGACATCTACATGACCCAACCCATGACCCCAGATTTCTTATGGGTTGTAAAGCGGAGAATGTTCCTTTACAAATGGAGAAATCTGGTGGACATCACGTGGATCACTCAATCAAAGTTAGTGTCACCAGTAATGGGGCAAAGTGTCACCGTGTGCTCCTGAGGACCTGTGGTGGGGTGTCCACATCACCCTCAGAGCGTTCCTGCTGAAAATGCTTATCCTGAGGGGACAATCAGGGAGCAGACTTTCTGTAAGCCGCCTGTCTAGAAAACAGAAAGTCCAGACAAGCGGAAAGCAGGGGACAGGTCCAGCCTCACAGAGACTGAAGAGACATGACGTCAGTTCTGGCCACCCATTGGTTAGCATGACTGTGTGGTCACGGCGATTGTGTGTGGTTAGCATCATGGCACTGTGGGGATGTTCTCAGACTACATGTGCTCAGGCGGTGGTTGGAGGTGGGTGTTGATTTTGCGACCCACTGTTGGGTGTTTCAGCACAAAAAGGGAAAGCCATATACCCCATTGGCACACATCTGCGCGTTATTACATGGCGCGTTAGCAGAGAGACCAGTGCAGGCAACGTTGACAATTGCTGAGCACGAGCGAAGGGTGCGGGGCGCTCAGTGCACCATTCTTCCAGCTTTTCTGCAGAATTCACACTGTCACAATGGAAGCATCTCACTCCAGATGGCACAGGGTGACAGGACAGGTGTTGGATGAGGTCAGGTGGGAGCAGGGGACATGGAGGAGCCTGCTGCAGTGGTCCCGAGGAGAGCGGCCGCCTGGACCAGGCCATTGCCATGGGGATGGGAGGAGAGCTGATGGGAGAAAGTCACAGCTATTGCCAGCTCAGCCTGCCCCAAATGGAGCTTTGATGTCCTCCAAACGCTTTGGGTGCCCAGAGCCTGCCTTGGTCTTCTTCACCTCCAGGAGCAACAGCCGGGCTCAGCCAGCAGCTTGAGGGCCCAGCAGCTGGGAGTCGCCCTTGTCCTCCCAGCTGTGACCATCAGCACCTCGCACCTGTCTACCACTCACCCCTTGACTGCCCACGCTTCAGTCCTCTCTCCCTGGCCTCTCCCACCCACCAAGTCTGCTCTCGCACAGCGGCCGGCATGTTCTTGTATAGTGGAAATTAGGTCGTGGTGCCACTGCCCTGCTGAAGGCCTCTGAAGTCTCCACACTGCATCCACAACACAAGCCCAGCCCACAGCCTCCTGTGCAGGGCGTCGGTGACAGGCCCGGCCTCTCCGACCACATGCCCAGTTGTCCTCCCCTTGTCGAGTCTGCCACAGCCACCCGCATCCTTGCGTCTGTGTCCTGGACACTTCGAGCCAAGGAGCTGTGCTGTAGAAGGTCTCTATGTGTTTGGGTAGGAATCCCTGTTccgatatatgatttgcaaatattttctcccattctgtggtttgtcCTTTTATTCTGTGGATGGTATCTTTTGATGCACCAAATTTTAGATTTTCAAGAAGtccagtttgtctgtttttttcttttgttgccagtGCTTTGGTGTTAGATTCAAGAAATCACTGTGGAACTAATGTTGTCAAGTTTtggtttatgttttcttcttagatTTTATAGGTTTAGGCCTTACAAGTtttaggtttttgatccattggagttaatttttatagACAGTGTTAGgtaaggatccaacttcattcttttgcatgtggatacccagctttcccagcaccatcagttgaaaagactgtcctttccccattgaatggttttGGCACTCGTGTCAAGAAATCATTTGATCATATATGCAAGGGTTTCATtgtgggctctctattctgttccatcagtctgtatgtctgtttttatgctgataCCACACCGTTTGGGTCACCGTGGCTTTGTAtcaaattttgaaatcaggaaatgtgagtcctccaactttgttcttagTTTTCAAAACTGTTCTGACTTTTCAGGATACCTGCgattccacacaaattttaggatagatttttccatttaatcattgggattttgatagggattgcatagAATCTATGGACTGCTACGGGTGGTGTTGATTTCTTAACAATAGTTCGTCTTCCGATTCATGAATATGGGTTTCcacttatttttatcttcttcaatTACTTTCagcaaagttttgtagttttcattgtctAAATCTTTGACctctgtccatttctgttgcttttcacaaaatacctggaactggataatttataaagaaaatgaaatttattgcttacagtttctgaagctgggaagtccacgtcTGCTGTGGTGAccctacagcaatgcagagtgtcacatgtcaagaaaatgggggagcagagagagactaacctctcacgtgctcttcttctaaagccctcaggaccacgctcctgaccaccatttttaatccatacaCTAAGGCAgagtcctgcaatctaatcacctcttcaaggtcaaAGCTTTccattaccgtaataggatttcccaccctcaacagttacagtggggatttaagcttcagtgaggttggatCTGGGGCATGCAACCTACAGCAGCCTCCTTGGttaattcctatgtattttattctttttattttgttgtaaatgaaattgttttctcaatttcccTAAAACACTGTTTACTGTCCATGTATAGAAGTGCAACTTATTCTTGTGTGTTGACTCCGTATCCTGCTACATAGATGAATTGTTGTACTAGTAATAACAATTTTTAGTGGAATCTTTAAGATTTTCTACGTATAACATCGTATTATCTGCAGACAgtgataattttacttctttccaatttggatgtcttttatttcccctcattgctctggctagaacttccagtactgtgttagaCAGACGTGGCAAAAACGATCATCGTCGCCTTGTTCTGATCTCAGAGGAAAGGTTTGCAGCCCTTCACTACTGAGTGTGATGTTCACTGTGGGGGTTTCGTAcgtgtcttttattttgttgaggtagttttcttctattcctagtttgctgagttcTCTTATCACGAaaatgtgttgaattttgtcagatgcttttcctgcatcaatTGAGTTgacttgttttgttattgttgcttctgataatgtggtgtatcacgtaCGGTGGTTTTCGTATGTTGAACCTTCCaggcattccaggaataaatcccactcaGACATGATgtgtgatctttttaatatgctgctgaatttggtttattagtattttgttgagaatttctgTATTCGGTTTCATAAGGGATCATaatgtgtagttttcttttcttgtagtgtccttggctttgatatcagggtaatgctggccccAAATGATAATATAAGAAGTGTTTCCTCCTGTTCCATTTTTTGggaaagtttgagaaggattggtattagttctcTAGTGTATGGTGGAATTCACCAGGAAAGCCGAGGTTTCTTTGCTGTGATATTTTTGATCACAAGTTGCAATCTCCTTGCAGTTATAGgtcagttcagattttctatttcttcaggaTTTAGTCTTGGAAGCTTTTGTGtttttaggaatttttccatttcatgtaGGTTGTCCAGTTCGTTGGTATACAATTGTTGATGTACTCTCGTATCATCCTGTTACTTTGCGAATTTTTTGTGTTGAAATTGGGATCTTTGAATCTAATAATGTGGTAACTCGGTAGTTATATTCTCCTACTTCAGCCACGTTTGTAATATGAATAGGGATTCTTTGTTATTATTTCCCCATTTTGTCATAATGGAAGAATTTTTAATCATTAGCAAAATATAGTatactt contains the following coding sequences:
- the LOC134370075 gene encoding E3 ubiquitin-protein ligase RNF217-like; this encodes MQPGEIRALKSESKGGCERERPPKFVRGRDEITGDEYDGQDRVEMSCGHTVDPESLKAWCLQLINQRHSKLCCPADVKGEKCGAQWSYPEVRRSAMLGASEQRDFEQKLALFALRLYCDFKECPGCKSFVERKDQTSLRVLCTICTSTQGKDYEFCWQCLKAWKGPGTSSVRCGNEGCRDQILHVLATCATKDLPGSEVRDCPSIRACPTCGLLIEHKKMCKYVTCSQCHVAFCFACLETAQACQDTRPNSWFRKCAKSLAPRQSHVPVWSQPQQRSPRESHVDHGNNQQQQNRPPVDSDGRCVIL